ccatatatgcatGCCTGGGCTGCTGCCATATTTACATGTCGTGGCGTTTGCCATATATACATCACCTGACGTTTACAATATACACATGAAGTGCCGTTTGCCATAAATTCATGACGTGACATTTGCCAGAAACACATGGCGTGCCGTTTGCCAGAAACACATGACATGCCGTTTGCCAGAAACACATGACGTACCGTTTGCCATAAACACATGACGTGCCGTTTGCCATAAACACATGACATGCCGTTTGCCAGAGACACATGACGTGCCGTTTGCCATAAACACATAGCGTGCCATTTGCCATATACGCATGAGGTGCCGTTTGTCATATATACATGACGTGCCGTTTGCAATATATACATGACGGGCAAATTGACATATACACATGACGTGCTGTTTGCCATATACTACAAGTTGTACACAACTCGAGGCacattatgatattattttaaataaaaggcTTCACTTTAGACCTACCTCCGAACCGATCCCGCCGGAAGTCAATCCAGGGTATGTTGTAAGGGTTGAACATATGGAGCATCGGATGTGGTCGCTGCGCCGGCACTTTAATCAATCCCGTGGACGTCCGGTATAGCCCGCAGCCCGCTGCAAGGGGTAGGAGCGGCGTACCCGACAGGTCGAGGGAGTACATCGTGTGCGCATGCGCGTTCAATGCGTCCTCGTACTTTGACGTCGAGAGTGCCGGGGATGACGCCGCCGACCGCGATGGAGATTTACGTCCGTCGGCTTCCGTATCTGAGAGTTCACGTTCGACGTCATCAATTCCGTCGACGTCATTATCACTCGCACACCTTTCTTCTTCATCGTCAGTGACGTCAATTTTGCAGTCGCTGGGTGACAGAGATCGCGATTTACAAAAGCCTCGACTGCCGAGAATTTGGCTTATCCCAAAAGAAAGATGCGGCTTTTTAACTTGGATCTGTTCATGTTTGTCTGTCGCCTTGCGCTTGTCACTTTTACTTTCACGCTCATCTTCAGAGCCTATGTCAACATTTTCCGATTCAGACGAAGATTTATCCgacatgtttacaatatttctGCCGAATTATTCCATTTAGTATCAAAACATCCAAGGCTTTggaaagtatttatttaaagtcgcAGTTTAGAGCCAATTCCTACATTGTTGTTCTAAATGCTTCATATATTCAAAGGTTACTATCTAATTGCCTAAGATCACAATAGCCATAAGTATTTTCCAAGAAAAGAGCCCGCGATATGACGTCAGCGACAAAAGTTTCGTTTATTGGGTATTGCTAAGCAGGCGCGTGGCTAGCGACATTAAGCTCCGCCTAAATCAAAGTCAGATCCAATAATTCTTCACTTCGCGCAATGCTGAATGAACTTGGAATCGATAGCGACCATTTGGTGTTCCTTTCAATCTAAAAGCTGTGAAAATTTGTAAACGAAGGTCATTAAAAGCCGAAATTGCATCAACAAGAAATGGTGGTGTTGAAAAAGCAATAACAGGAGCTCTAGTCAGTATAGTGCTAGGAAAAATAGTTTGAAGAATGTCCGTTTTCTGAGCAAATTAATGGTGTTCACACGACGTAAAAAGCGATCATCGCcggaaaacaaataatttgacTCCAGCGTAATGCAACTATCTAATTTAAGGAGGTGGGGTGTGTGTGAGGTGGGGTGTGTGTGAGGTGGGGTGTGTGTGAGGTGGGGTGTGTGTGAGGTGGGGTGTGTGTGAGGTGGGgtgtgtgtgtattttataaatgatttagaaTATCAATGACGAACTCTTTTAAATTGGTaccaataaaaagtattatcaaatgtggaattgataatgatgatgatgatgatgatggtggtggtggtggtggtggtggtggtggtggtaatggtggtggtggtaatggtggtggtggtggtggtggtggtggtaatggtggtggtggtaatggtggtgatgatgatgatgatgatgatgatgatgatgatgatgatgatgattggcAACCAGGTCCTGTCctttacatgtatacaatatacaatattatcTCGATAATTCCGGCTATAGAGGAACTGCTTAAAAACTCTGCCACTGATACAAGACAGCTGTCAGTTTTAACTATGACATGGAAATATTTATAGACTTGATATAAACACCACGTCTGCGCGTTAACATTTGTCATCAATACCCCGAATATACATGATCTGACTCGTATTTACTTGCGATTAATTACTCTAATAGCCGTGTAATTAATTTCCTTGCTGGTCGGACCACCAGTGTCGGtaaaatactcatttttttaCGGTTATTTTATCTTTATCCACAGCATGAGGAAGTTCTAACCattgtatacaaataaataactaaatggCATTTGTGTTGCGTTGGTTTACTAGGAGTTTATCTCTACAACTCTCTAAAACTCATAAGTAAAAAAGAATAACTGGAAAGGCTcgtcaatatattgtttataagaaTATTTCTGTAAAGTTGAAATCGGTATGAAAAAATGCCTTCAGCCAGTAACAAAGTGGATTGAAAGAAAGATAGCTATATTAACATTAGTGTTGGAGATTTGCGTTTTCATCCTAAACAACCAATAACAACTACACGCTAGATAAAATGGAATCAAATATTTATGCTTAGAGAAAACCGAAATAAATCATCTGAATGGACACGTCAATCTTAAAGCATTGGTCTTTTAAATAGGATTCAACGCGAAATATTATCTCGTAGTAAAAAGGTAAGAGGGTGACCCAGATACCCCACCATCAGAATGTTTACACGTTTTTAatcacaattttaacaaaacaaaggcATAAGCCCTTCTAGCTAGACTTGTATCTGGTTTACACTTcagcaaatattaaatatagattCATTGTAAAATATCTATGGATTTGATTTTATGCAAACACCTAATGCctgtgtatttttgtagaaaatgttaagaagtaaaatatttttgcctCAAAGAATCCACAGACAAACTAGTCAAGGAAGAACTCTTACCTCAAAAAGGCTTTTCcatctttttacatttttgaaatgtctgcagaacaaatataatataaggCAGGCGCGTAGCTGATTTACGCAGATACACAGTTGCGTActgaaattttgacaggtcgaaGTTTTTGTCACACCAAAACAcccaaatgtaaaataaaaaacaaaaggggGTGGGGATGAAGGGGTACGGCAACGACCTGCGTAATCCAAAATTGGCCCTATCGACGCGCCTGTATGGAATgtaatgcatataataaatatgacgATTGTAAGAAATATAACGAACATAAGGCATATAAGGgttgtaagattttttttataaattatatggaTTATAAGGACTGTAATGATTGTAAGGAATGTTTTGGGAAAATCTGCAAGACGACAAAGATTTCTTTTTTACCGCTCATATAATACATCTACTGA
The Mya arenaria isolate MELC-2E11 chromosome 12, ASM2691426v1 DNA segment above includes these coding regions:
- the LOC128210813 gene encoding T-cell leukemia homeobox protein 3-like, whose translation is MSDKSSSESENVDIGSEDERESKSDKRKATDKHEQIQVKKPHLSFGISQILGSRGFCKSRSLSPSDCKIDVTDDEEERCASDNDVDGIDDVERELSDTEADGRKSPSRSAASSPALSTSKYEDALNAHAHTMYSLDLSGTPLLPLAAGCGLYRTSTGLIKVPAQRPHPMLHMFNPYNIPWIDFRRDRFGGETLIVRRIGHPYQNRTPPKRKKPRTSFSRLQIMELEKRFHRQKYLASAERSALAKTLKMTDAQVKTWFQNRRTKWRRQTAEEREAERQAANRLMMSLQAEASKTVYDIRDPLCMSNSSLHALQNLQPWVEESAGNSS